The segment TTATACTTTGGTCTAGAAGagagactattctgtagtccaaaCTATTTCCGGATAGTCCACACTTTACCCAGGTTATTCTACAACCAGACATTTTATTAATTGCAAATTGCATTCTTATTTATATGGAGAACTCCAATATATTGTAGGGGACTATAGTCGATATTGACAATATTATGTTCTTTTGTCCCGACtataagtctttagtctaaattTTCCCCCATGTTCTCAACAACATAATTGATAGTCTACACCATGGCGAAACTAATAGGgagatttcatttcaatttttttgtccATGGAAATTTAGCCCGAAGCTGTCaaacttcatataaaaaattctttctcAATCCCgacatatataaacaattttatgaattcgccgcaaaataaaataacttcacCATATAGTTTGCCTTGATCTAAACTAAAGTCTATTCATTCGCTATGTCTATAGTATACATATTCTATAGACCTGTTTATAGTCCGCTCtcaatttcaatttgatttaaGCAGGTAagcttttttgttaaagaaagttATAGGACAAATAGAGAGTAACAAAAATATCTCTAATTagttatgtttgtttaaaacagTGAAACGCAACGAGCTCTCGAATAAGATACCATATTCTCTTTTATTTACTCATACGTATGAtcacacatgtataaaaaaacgTAAACGTAAAAGCAAAAGAACCAGAAATCTTATGAGTAAAATAAATATGCCAAAACATTattcacacattttttttaacatctagttaaaatttaactttatttcaacattaaaaaaatgttttttttttttataaaaacaacaacataaaagtaaaaaaaaaatgattttaattaattataaaaactaaacaaattgtgGTATAAACCTCAACATTAGCCCCAGTTCtacattaattaataatgtcaacgtgttttttttattactttaatatatattttatttaataaaatttttgttttggaagctttaatataattgaaatttgaaaatttatgtttataatttttaaatattaaataaattaattgcaatgtcatgttgtttatttaaatggaATTATTATGTAGATTTATTAATAATGCAAATATTATTAGTAATAGTGGcataattaacatttataacAATTCCAGTGACATGATTTTGTTGcccaaaaaaatacaataaaataattagcataaattgtttgttttgaaaacaaattaaactagtttattaacaaaattactaaatataacagcaacaattttttagcaaaaaaatgtgtataaaaattttatttttaaaataaatagaatagtAACGATATTaatgtttctttgtttttattagaattctaaaatttattgttgtagATCACTTTTTCAAAGTTGAAATCAGTGATCGGAACTTGTAGCACCAATTaagtcaaatatatattttaaatgaaaacgattttagatttctgtattaaaatttaatatcgatattgAAATTGTGTAGtgttaaataattcatttcTTTTGGTCCCGGATGTACCTATGTTTATGTTGAAcacttattaaattttttaaattatttttttatttggtgttaaaataaatatattttacaaatattatcaCATTTTAGCcaataaatcttataaaaatcaaaatacttaAAATGCATGCTTTCAACAAGCCTTTTCTCCTGGACCAAAACATCCCGCATATGCCATGAGATAAGGCAAGGTACTTTGTTCGTAAACACCACTGAATAGATCAGACCAAGGACCCGATGCATATACCGGTACATCCTCACCACCATGAGTTTCAGATTCCATGGGAGCTGTGGCGGGAAATTCTAAATCATAATCTTCCTCTTTATGTGCTGCTAAAATATTTCGGGGATCTTCACGATAATTTTTCttagtattatagaattttttaaaaccgGGACCATTGGCGTAACTCAAAGTCATATAGGGCAGTTCATCCTCACCCAGGGAGGCTAATTTTGTAATATCATTGCCGCGTTGCTGTAAAGGTTAGGTTGGAAGAGATCTAATAAGCAGAGAGTATGACAGTGTTCTGACAGGTATTCTGGGAAGTGCCGGTTCACACagggaaatttttgattttcgtGTTTGAGAGAAAGAGATAACAACTATCTTTTGTTTTCTCTcacaaaatcaaacattttccaaaaaagtttccttgtGTGGACCGGCACGATTTAGCTCTCAATGTGCGTAGAGAGTGCGAGACAATAGTTGACGGACAAGTATTCTAGTGAACAGTCTTCAGTGTGCgtagaaagagagagagaatgAGAGACAAAAAACCTTTCTGATAAGCAGAGAGAATGATATTTAACTGACAAGCATTCAGCTGAAGTACCTTCAATGTGCATAAAGAGACAGAAAACCTCTGCGATTAATCTCGCATATTTTTCAACACATGCGTTAGTTTTCAAATATGTGACTGCAAGAGAGCACtttcatataaatgtaaaatgaaagtaataaaaacaagttatgCTCAGACAAAACAAAGAGAATTCCAATTGAACGTTGACAAACACTCAAGGAAATAGACACACATGTACTGAAAGTCTAAAGGTCAAATACAGAGTAacaaaaatcttttctttttgttagtCTTGTTTGTTTAAAACAGCGAAACACAATGAGCTCTCAAATATTATCTTTCTTTTACTCGCACGTATGCtcacacatgtataaaaaaacaaacaaaaccaaaaagagaacatttttttactCTATGCCTTTTGCTGGCTTAAAAACACGTGAAAGCAAAAGAGCAAGAAATCGTATGAGTAAACTCCATGAACACATGATGAACACAGtaaaaacaataactaaaacTTACTGCATAACCCGATATGGACATGGTGTGTGAGTGATCCGAAGAAACTATAATCAAAGTGTTATCCATATCTGTTAATCTTCTAGCCAATTCCACTGCTTCCGACAATTGAGCTGTTTCATCTAAGGCCAATTTGGCTTTATTATTATGATGAGCCGTATCAATGCGTCCAGCTTCCACAAATAGAAAATAGCCATTGTTATTATTAGCACGTAATAATTTAATGGCCTTTTCAGTCATTTCCGACAAATTgggttgtttatttttcttggaATCTAAAGCTTTTAGATTATACTTCATATGACCATCGTTAAATAAGCCCAACAAACGTTTGGTCGACAAGGTATTAACAGCCAACAGGTCTTCTCTGTTTTCCACGAACATATTATTGgaattttcatttaagaatTCTTGTATTAAATTACGACCATCTTTGCGCTTGCCTTCTTCATATAAATCCTCATCGATAAATTGCGATTTGCCACCACCCATAATGACCTTTAAACGTTTGCCCACCTCACCTTGCATAAGTTGCAGGGCAATATCACTAATACCAGAATTTTTGCCACAATCATTTTTCACTTTCTTATCATTTTCCCAATCACGATCGGCTGTGTGAGCATAAAGAGCGGCCGGAGTGGCATCTGTTACTTTGGAAGTGGTAACAAAACCCACAGAACGTTTAGCCTCTAAAGCCCATTTGGCTATGGAATCGACATAGTAGGTGGTATTCTTAGAAGCCTCACAATCTCCACGCTTTACATGACCGGATACTCCTATGGTGCCATAATTAGCCTTAACACCACACAAGAAGGCTGTAGCTGAACAGGCAGAATCGGGTACTAAACGATCAAGAGCATAGGTTTTAGCCAAACCAGTATCGGCAAAAGATTCAAAAGACAAACTTTTCTCTTCACCACCCAAATACACACGAGTGGCCGCCAAAGTGGCCAATGACATGCCATCACCCAaaaagaatataatattttgGGCTTTATTTCTTACAGGTTTCTCGGAAGTGGCATCTTTATAGGCCACAAAACGTTCACCTTTATTTAACCAATATTCTGTTAGCACCTCTTCGGCAGCGGAGCGTCGCTTAAGTTTGTGCTCTGGTATAGTGGGATGCATGAATTTTTCCCGGCAATCTTCATCATCTTCTTGGCATTGTAAAGCAAAACTTAAATCTATTAATGCCGAAAAGCATACGACCATTAACAGTAATCTCAATGAATTTGTCACTTTATTAGCACTCATGTTGTGGCTATAACTAAAACGTTACTAAATGCTAAAAAGCCAGTAACTAACTTTTATAAGCTTGATATGCAAACTCTCCATCGAAGAGCGTTAATTTATAAAGATAGAGTGTTAAACTGATTAGTATATACTTTGTGTTTGATTTCAAAATTATCTTTATCACCcgtttgatttaaaatattcaactattttgttgttattttttcccCTAACGTCATAAATCTATTAAGTTATTGTGAtttattattgcattttttagTGGCCATTTAATATGGTCAAAATACCCAGATTTGTTTTTACTAATTAAGCATTTTATTTGCTACTGTTTTGACGTTCAAATATTTACTAatctatttagttttatatttagttgGTGTGAGTGAGAGTGAAGTGTGATATTCACGTGAATCatgattttgcaaatatttatttttaaacttggtgggtacttttttttaaattttagtctgAGGTGACCATTAAATATTagctaaaatgtaaaaaatttactatttgataaaaataactCAGTTTTAAcatgattaaaatatttttgtacctCTTTCCTCGAAAATTTATTACGAAAAACTAGAACCataatcttattaaaataactCGAAATTTATCGATAAACTATTAAAACTTGAAATGTATTTAAACCAAGATATGAGGTTTGATTCTTTATAGGATCTATAGCCCCACAATCCTCGcctattttaattaagtttaaagttTCACTGTTAAATAACTTTATATACAGCAGTTATTCTTAAAAGTTGTATGTGTTTTGGAACTTCAAGTCAATGAACATCGTattacaatacaaaaatttgtccaattcacaattgaTGTCTTATTGTTGTAGTGTTGTatgtcaaataaaattttttgaaacaaaaacaaatcaattataaaaaaatacgacatactacgatacaatcttacaaatacatacaaacttacAACATCTATGCTgtatttgaagttttaaaacagaaaaactttaaattaaatgaatttttgtaaaaactaaaagttaTGTTATAGCCGCTTGGTCACTctaatagtttaattaaaacaaacagtattttaagcattttacaaaaaatatttgcacaaattaaaaaaatgtacccTACACTTTAGCTATAGAAGTTATGACACACAACTAAAAGcaccaaacaaaaacaaaaaaagaaaaactgctAAAGATATTTCCTtgaaacatatatttgaaacagaaaatgtttaaaaacttgtaatattattcttaattttattttaatattatttacaaagcAATTAATTTTACAAGTATGTTCCTGCTTTTGTAGTTCCCTCCATATTCGTCGAAATCCCGCTTTAATAATCACTTTACTCAAAACacgttttaaattaataattaaaaaaaaaaatcatatttttttcgtttcttttgtTGCAGATTTATATACTAATCGATGAGATAagattaaagtaaatatttataatacagaaaaaaaatcaattattaatttataactcTAAGTAAAATGCGACAAAATAAaccgaaaagtcaaaaattttataaaaaccttaTAAATACCAACAGCTACTACTAGTAGTTGTTAAATGCTCAATAATTAAACACCTTCAATCACAGCTAAGCAGGTGAATATAGTATAGAAAACAGGTGctgtgaaaaataaatcaatttcttCTTCTGACAAAATGCAGCAGCACTTAGTAGCAATCGTTTTACTAATTGCTAGTTCATTGACATTGTATTGTTGGGCCCAAACAATTGgtaagtgataatttttgttttcaagaaaattagcAGTTGTATTTACGTAAACAAGCTAGTACAGTGTAGATATCAGTACAGATAATATTGGGGGGGGGGATGTTATAATGTATAATTAATCCACGAACAATTTATGTACGACGAAGTCAACAAACATGACTAACGACTAGGTAGTTACTACTTAACTAACGAAGTAAcgacctacctacctacctaactaactaactaactaactaaccaaccaaaaatttgtctataaataacggaaataagagaaaaaattcgAAGCCCCAGGATGTGGTTTAGTATACACGGTTGTCACGGAATGTTTATCTGAAAATTTTGACATATAACAATCTGACAACAATGTGAACTGACAATACTTGTTGACAGACAGAAACTATTGCCTGAAAGTTGTCTGGCAATGAAATTGTAAGGTTTTCTTACAATCGTCTGAAgtgattatttaaatattgcttACATTGTCATCACATTGTCAGATCTGACTATCGCGTATACATAACATTCTTCATTGTAACAAATAAGAATAATTTTCCTGCAGTTATTTGAGGAGATAATGCTCTTatactaatgtttgtaacgcaatGTATTATTTCTACATCAATCTtataatatacaaacattttgagAGGATTATGTCATGTTCGTCCTTTtgtttttctgtaattttaaacatttcttggTTGAAATCAATCTAATCTTTCACATAACCCCCCTACAACTGGACCCTCTGATTTGGCgatttagtttataattatgtttagtaTGTTAGTATCTGGGAAAAAACGGTTCAGTTAAGTTTTGCACCATCCCTGCTGActatttcaaattttgaaataatcgggcttcatttaaagcccccttctgaaaattacttaaatgtcTACAATTCGTAATTCACTGATATCGTGAAGTAATTCAGCATAAATCTGTAAGTCAAATAAATCTGTAACCAACATAAAGCATAAAAGACGGAAATAATTAAggaataaatacaataaatattttaacatgccTATGTTTGTATTTTCTTCAACAGAAACACATCCTCATTTAAAATcggttaaattaacaaaattcgaCAATGATCTAAATGAATTGGAGCCCAACTATTGGTACGATAATGCACAGCAATATCTTAAGCAAAAACTGCAGCGACAAGCTAATTTGAATAAtaagaaagcaaaaaatataatattatttttgggtGACGGCATGTCTGTACACACAATAACAGCAGCACGTTCCTACATTAGAGATGCTTCGGAACAATTggcttttgaaaaatttccctaTGTAGGTTTATCGAAAACTTTCTGTGTCGACAAACAAGTACCCGATTCAGCCTCGACAGCTACGGCTTATTTGACTGGTGTCAAAGGTAATTATGGTACTATTGGTGTTAATGGTCAGGTAACTAGGTTCGATTGTGACTTGGGTCAAGATGAAACACTACACACAGAAAGTATAGCTAAATGGGCTCAAGATTCGGGCAAATGGACTGGTTTAGTTACCACAGCTCGAGTTACACATGCTTCGCCGGCCGGAGTTTATGCCCATACAGCCAATCGTGAATGGGAAAATGATGCGAAGATTTTCAATGACAGTTGTGATCCCCTGGCAAATGTGGATATAGCACGCCAGCTAGTAGAATGGCCAGTGGGTCAAGAGTTGCGTGTTATAATGGGTGGTGGCAGAAGAAATTTCCTTAACGAAACTGTTTGTGATGAAACCGATTTACCAGGTCAAAGAATTGATGGCAGAAACTTAATAGAAGAATGGCAAATGCTTaagcagcaacaaaataaaagagCAGCTTATGTTGCCAATAAAAACGATTTAAATGAATTGGATTTGCATAATACCGATTATTTAATGGGTTTATTTTCATCCTCACACTGTCCCTATCATGGTGATTTGGAACGAGAGAATTTAAAGGAGACAGTGCCTTCCCTAAGTGAAATGACAGAAAAGGCTTTGCAGTTATTAAAACGCAGTAATGAAGGCTATTTTCTATTTGTGGAGGGAGCTAAGATAGATATGGCTCATCATGATACTCGAGCCAGACGTAGTATGGAGGAGACTGAGGAATTTAATAGGGCCGTTGAGGTGGCCCTGAAAATGACTTCCGAAGAGGATACTTTAATAGTGGTGACCTCAGATCATGCACATACCATGACCATAAATGGTTATGCGGTAAGTGGATGTTGTTTGGATTTTTGTGggcgtaaatttttttatatgttttgtttttctgttttagtCCCGCCATTCCGATATTTTGGGTTTAAGTGATGATGTAGCTGGCGATGGTTTACCCTATACGATTCTTTCTTATGCCAATGGTCCCGGTTTTGCAAAAACTTTTTCCGACAAAAAGGGTCGCAAAGATTTATCGGATAATGATTTCACCGATCCTAAACGTAAATATATGGCCACGGTACCTCTGGAATCGGAAACTCATGGTGCCGATGATGTGGCCATATTTGCTTTAGGTCCATTTGCCCATTACTTTTCGGGTAATTATATACAAACTAATTTACCCATGTTAATGGCAAGAGCCGCAAAAATTGGTCCTTTCACTAAGTAATATTTAAGCTAATTTATAACAGTATtaatatggattattttttataaaatgatatatttttttaaaatatgtattaaataaaagccTAAAAAATGCtacaatttgaattttattttatttttttggatataATAACTTACATGCCAAAGTAAGGGGCATTttaaggttttattttaaaaaggtgGTGATAGTGGAGGTAAGTAGTAAgttccttttttttaagaaaaaactttataaattaaaaaaaaaaaacaagtaggaaagtatagtcgggcatggccgaccatataataccctacaccatgagtatatttttaaaatttttactttttataaagaaacttttatgttgaatatttttccaaaatatttaagcaatttattgataaaaaaactaaaatttctaaatgaggctttatataggtcaaattgggccgatcctcggtaaattagggaaaaggatatatttttaaataacagttagttttgttgagtttcattacgatacaaatggttacaagtcaattttagacgtttaagacattttttgaaggggggtttgtatgggggctaaggtcaaataagggccgatccttacgaaaatctgcagtgtcatttatacttatataaaacttgtttgtgccaatttttagagagatagcagaatatttgacgtaattatagcataaaaagttcaaatcgggagatacggttgtatgggggctaggtgaaataatggaccgatttcaaccattttcaataggcttcgtccctgtgccaaaaaacatgcttggtccaaatttcatcaaattatcttgaaaattgcggcctgtaccttgcgcacaaggtttacatggacagccagccagccagccggacggacggacatgtcttaatcgactcagaaaatgattctgagtcgatcggtatactttaaggtgggtattggaccaatatttttgtatgttacaaacatcagcacaaacgtataataccctccccactatagtggtgtagggtataaatatatatatatatatattatatatatatatatattatatatatatatatatatatatatatatatatatatatatatatattctcagTCGTTTtccagtttgtttttttttttgttttgtccctgcagcagaaataaaaatactggatttttttctcaatataaaaatattcaaagtgACTGTCGAATGACTGTAAAGTGATTGAATTTCTATTGAATTGTATGAAAAGGAGGAAAAACCACTCAGGCCTGTTACAGattccattccgatcgaaagtggaattataacttgtaaataaattgataaaaacttaaaaaataactttaaaccaGAGAAGTTCAACTCTTCTGACGCTAAGttgatacacatacactataggtttaattcttcttctttttttaatgagCATTAACAGTTGGTTTGCTCttaacttgaaaaacaaaatcaagtcAGTTGCTGGTCAGCTCTTGCCATAGCAAGGGTGTGCGTgaggtttttaaaatacacacagaaatacaacaacaaaactttgaaaaagccgaattaatgtaggagaacatgagagaacagttgatagttttttatacatagactttgatatacgctggttgtcaaaattcataataaatatttgacagttagcatatactttattgtttgtagtcattttattagtatacttttattttgaattctgCTGTTCTCTATTCTCtgcacaaataaaactatgttaGTCTATGGTAGTATGCGTTTGAGCGCCACTGCTTTAAAATATTATCAGTTTCACGTTAAAAATATGAAGTGGTTTTATTCTGAAAaagatgtatttttttttttttttgaagaagaagaaaattagGAAAGTTAATTCCATTTTCGATTAGAATGGAATTTTATGAAAGGATTGaatattttcaagattttaaaccactttttaaattgttgttttattgatcTTATAAGTTATATATCTATAATGTTACTTTTTGGTGTCTGTAGTAGTTActaggttttttgttatttattaattgattttaaacagTTTGTGGTTATCTCAATTAAACTAGTAGCATAACCAGAAATATGCAATcgcttaaatgaaaaacgcatttaattaaaaaatttcattttaccaCATATATACACAAGCAATCGCCATTTTAACAGGAAATGCGTTGAAaggtaaaagtaaaatttaaattaaagcaataagtttaaaaaaaaaaaaaactattttatctCTGTAAGCAACGAAATATCTGGTAGAGTTATTAATAATTCGGATCTCACAGATGTTTAGAGTCTTCTGAAAACTAATTTtgacaaacacacagacagacagacagacagacagacagacaggcagacggacagacgtacagacatttgaaaataaacttaCATAACCTAGAAACGGAGCGAAATTAAATggtataataaagttttatttatttttctcaaactcacataaaaattaattgaaaactaTTCGATACAGGAAAAAAATCATTAGAGAAAAATTGCAATGTCTGCAAAAGTAGAatgtattccaaaaaaaaaaaaaaaaaacatttgtctttgttgaatttccttttttttggtgTTCAACTAAATTTTTCTCTGGAAAAAGTtgcaattgttaaaaaaactacGATTATTATGTAATGATGATGTCAGCCATATAGTTTTATATTGTAGCAAACTTTTTACAGTCACATAGTAATTGTATAAAACATGGGTTCAccgaaaacaataacaaatctaCTGTTGCTTTTACCAAAGCAATTGAAGTGACGTCCCACCTAACAGTTCCTATACATATGTGCAGTCAAATAGTAGTAGTAATATactacaaatacaataaaattctacaatattagctttttgtaaaaatacaaacaaatatacacatacatacattgaaTAGAACTATTTATTAGAATTCT is part of the Lucilia cuprina isolate Lc7/37 chromosome 3, ASM2204524v1, whole genome shotgun sequence genome and harbors:
- the LOC111675253 gene encoding membrane-bound alkaline phosphatase-like isoform X1; protein product: MSANKVTNSLRLLLMVVCFSALIDLSFALQCQEDDEDCREKFMHPTIPEHKLKRRSAAEEVLTEYWLNKGERFVAYKDATSEKPVRNKAQNIIFFLGDGMSLATLAATRVYLGGEEKSLSFESFADTGLAKTYALDRLVPDSACSATAFLCGVKANYGTIGVSGHVKRGDCEASKNTTYYVDSIAKWALEAKRSVGFVTTSKVTDATPAALYAHTADRDWENDKKVKNDCGKNSGISDIALQLMQGEVGKRLKVIMGGGKSQFIDEDLYEEGKRKDGRNLIQEFLNENSNNMFVENREDLLAVNTLSTKRLLGLFNDGHMKYNLKALDSKKNKQPNLSEMTEKAIKLLRANNNNGYFLFVEAGRIDTAHHNNKAKLALDETAQLSEAVELARRLTDMDNTLIIVSSDHSHTMSISGYAQRGNDITKLASLGEDELPYMTLSYANGPGFKKFYNTKKNYREDPRNILAAHKEEDYDLEFPATAPMESETHGGEDVPVYASGPWSDLFSGVYEQSTLPYLMAYAGCFGPGEKAC
- the LOC111675253 gene encoding membrane-bound alkaline phosphatase-like isoform X2 produces the protein MSANKVTNSLRLLLMVVCFSALIDLSFALQCQEDDEDCREKFMHPTIPEHKLKRRSAAEEVLTEYWLNKGERFVAYKDATSEKPVRNKAQNIIFFLGDGMSLATLAATRVYLGGEEKSLSFESFADTGLAKTYALDRLVPDSACSATAFLCGVKANYGTIGVSGHVKRGDCEASKNTTYYVDSIAKWALEAKRSVGFVTTSKVTDATPAALYAHTADRDWENDKKVKNDCGKNSGISDIALQLMQGEVGKRLKVIMGGGKSQFIDEDLYEEGKRKDGRNLIQEFLNENSNNMFVENREDLLAVNTLSTKRLLGLFNDGHMKYNLKALDSKKNKQPNLSEMTEKAIKLLRANNNNGYFLFVEAGRIDTAHHNNKAKLALDETAQLSEAVELARRLTDMDNTLIIVSSDHSHTMSISGYAISSNLTFTATRQ
- the LOC111675246 gene encoding membrane-bound alkaline phosphatase-like, with protein sequence MQQHLVAIVLLIASSLTLYCWAQTIETHPHLKSVKLTKFDNDLNELEPNYWYDNAQQYLKQKLQRQANLNNKKAKNIILFLGDGMSVHTITAARSYIRDASEQLAFEKFPYVGLSKTFCVDKQVPDSASTATAYLTGVKGNYGTIGVNGQVTRFDCDLGQDETLHTESIAKWAQDSGKWTGLVTTARVTHASPAGVYAHTANREWENDAKIFNDSCDPLANVDIARQLVEWPVGQELRVIMGGGRRNFLNETVCDETDLPGQRIDGRNLIEEWQMLKQQQNKRAAYVANKNDLNELDLHNTDYLMGLFSSSHCPYHGDLERENLKETVPSLSEMTEKALQLLKRSNEGYFLFVEGAKIDMAHHDTRARRSMEETEEFNRAVEVALKMTSEEDTLIVVTSDHAHTMTINGYASRHSDILGLSDDVAGDGLPYTILSYANGPGFAKTFSDKKGRKDLSDNDFTDPKRKYMATVPLESETHGADDVAIFALGPFAHYFSGNYIQTNLPMLMARAAKIGPFTK